A single genomic interval of Rosistilla ulvae harbors:
- a CDS encoding mercuric reductase, translating to MNTPLIQLQPSDQYNQDLESNVHPQHWTNPTPTKPYQLVVIGAGTAGLVTAAGAAGLGARVALVERELMGGDCLNVGCVPSKGVIRAARVAAAVRDAEPFGVNVPEGSAVDFGKAMQRMRRLRAEISPNDSAQRFSEMGIDVYFGKGAFIDDSTLGVTASDGSVVELKYKKAVIASGARAAAPPIPGLDSVSYLTNENLFSSTELPKRFGVIGSGPIGSEMAQTFARFGSEVFLFERSEKLLPREDPDAAKVVQKHFEKDGIQMLFGAKDLKVSPAEGGAICVQMVQEGTPREVVVDQLLVAVGRAPNTDSLNLEAVDVKYDRSGVDVDDFLQTSNPRIFAAGDICSQYKFTHAADFQARIVIQNALFAVGPFGKKRASGLTIPWATYTSPEVAHVGLYEHDAKNEGIEIDTYTQHFSDVDRAILEGQQDGFVKVHTRRGTDKIIGATIVAENAGDMISEITLAMTAGLGLSKIGSTIHPYPTQAEAIRKLGDQYSRTRLTAFSKKILDLLRRMNVGN from the coding sequence ATGAACACCCCACTGATCCAATTGCAGCCCAGCGACCAATACAATCAAGACCTCGAATCCAACGTCCATCCGCAGCATTGGACCAACCCGACGCCGACCAAGCCGTATCAATTGGTCGTGATCGGAGCGGGGACCGCCGGGCTGGTGACGGCAGCGGGAGCGGCCGGGCTGGGCGCACGGGTCGCTTTGGTCGAACGTGAGTTGATGGGGGGCGATTGTTTGAACGTCGGATGTGTTCCCTCCAAAGGGGTAATCCGCGCGGCGCGGGTCGCTGCGGCCGTCCGCGATGCGGAACCCTTTGGCGTGAACGTCCCCGAGGGGTCCGCGGTCGACTTTGGCAAAGCGATGCAGCGAATGCGGCGACTGCGGGCCGAGATCAGCCCCAACGATTCGGCGCAACGATTCTCCGAAATGGGAATCGATGTCTATTTCGGCAAAGGCGCGTTCATCGATGACAGCACGTTGGGGGTGACCGCGTCGGATGGATCGGTCGTCGAATTGAAATACAAGAAAGCGGTGATTGCATCGGGCGCTCGCGCCGCAGCCCCGCCGATCCCTGGACTCGACAGCGTCTCCTACCTGACGAATGAAAACCTGTTCTCGTCGACCGAACTACCGAAGCGCTTCGGAGTCATCGGCAGCGGACCGATCGGCAGCGAGATGGCGCAGACCTTTGCTCGATTCGGAAGCGAAGTTTTTCTGTTTGAACGGAGTGAAAAGCTGCTGCCGCGCGAAGATCCCGACGCGGCGAAGGTCGTGCAAAAGCACTTCGAAAAAGATGGCATCCAAATGCTCTTCGGTGCAAAAGATTTGAAGGTGAGTCCCGCCGAGGGCGGAGCGATCTGCGTCCAGATGGTTCAGGAAGGAACGCCGCGGGAGGTCGTGGTCGATCAATTGCTGGTCGCCGTTGGACGGGCCCCCAACACCGACAGTTTGAACTTAGAAGCTGTCGATGTGAAATACGATCGATCGGGCGTCGATGTCGACGATTTCTTGCAAACCAGCAATCCACGGATCTTTGCTGCCGGCGATATCTGCTCGCAATACAAATTCACGCATGCCGCCGATTTCCAGGCCCGGATCGTGATCCAAAACGCGTTGTTTGCCGTCGGACCGTTTGGCAAAAAACGGGCCAGTGGTCTGACGATTCCCTGGGCGACCTACACCTCCCCCGAAGTCGCTCACGTCGGGCTGTACGAACACGACGCGAAAAATGAAGGTATCGAAATCGACACCTACACCCAACACTTCAGCGACGTCGACCGTGCGATCTTGGAAGGACAGCAAGATGGATTTGTGAAGGTACACACGCGGCGAGGGACCGACAAAATCATCGGCGCCACGATCGTTGCGGAAAACGCGGGAGACATGATCTCCGAGATCACTCTAGCGATGACCGCGGGACTGGGATTGAGCAAGATCGGCAGCACGATTCATCCCTATCCCACCCAAGCCGAAGCGATTCGCAAGCTGGGAGACCAATACAGCCGAACGCGGCTGACCGCGTTTAGCAAAAAAATATTGGACCTACTGCGACGGATGAACGTCGGCAACTGA
- a CDS encoding TVP38/TMEM64 family protein — protein MSSETPPSEVPSTSGMAKKIGLLVVVAAIIVVAYTQFGDLLSLENLAKQESELRAFQADHPVLVYGAAFAVYVAVAGLSLPGAAVLTLVYGWYFGLARGLVLVSFASTAGATVAFLLSRFLFRDSIQQRFGSRLENFNQSLEKEGPFFLFTLRLIPAVPFFVINAVMGLTPIRTRTFWWVSQLGMLAGTIVYVYAGSSVPNLQTLAEKGIGAVFTPRQLSQIVSAFVLLGLFPLIVRYAMKFLHRDKTEPVLDNHSQ, from the coding sequence ATGTCGAGCGAAACTCCACCCTCCGAAGTCCCTTCGACGTCGGGAATGGCGAAGAAGATCGGACTTCTGGTGGTGGTTGCGGCGATCATTGTTGTTGCCTACACACAATTCGGCGATCTGTTGAGCCTGGAAAACCTTGCCAAGCAAGAGTCCGAATTGCGAGCGTTTCAAGCCGACCATCCCGTCCTTGTTTATGGCGCCGCGTTTGCGGTCTACGTTGCCGTGGCCGGATTGTCGCTGCCCGGTGCGGCTGTCCTGACGCTAGTCTATGGATGGTATTTCGGACTGGCCCGCGGGCTCGTCTTGGTCAGCTTTGCATCGACCGCCGGCGCGACAGTGGCGTTTCTGTTGAGTCGATTTTTGTTTCGCGATTCGATCCAACAACGCTTTGGCAGCCGACTGGAGAACTTCAACCAATCGCTCGAAAAGGAGGGCCCCTTCTTTCTGTTTACGCTGCGATTAATCCCAGCGGTTCCCTTTTTTGTGATCAATGCGGTGATGGGGCTAACCCCGATTCGTACTCGAACTTTTTGGTGGGTCAGCCAACTGGGAATGTTGGCGGGGACCATCGTCTATGTCTACGCCGGCTCCAGCGTCCCCAACCTCCAAACACTGGCCGAAAAAGGGATCGGTGCTGTCTTCACGCCGCGACAATTGTCCCAGATCGTGAGTGCATTTGTCCTGTTGGGCCTGTTTCCGTTGATCGTTCGCTACGCGATGAAGTTCTTGCACCGCGACAAAACGGAACCAGTGCTCGACAACCACTCCCAATGA
- a CDS encoding DUF547 domain-containing protein: MLNKYAKSAVVAFLFIVASDPVASAGSPVYVGTRVAANQQVSIDQIDHSTWDTILRKYVDANGMVNYQGLKASAADRQALSRYLNRLSSANPNAPATPGSTLAFWINAYNAVTVQGILREYPTSSIRNHTAKLWGYNIWKDLQLYVGGKPYSLDQMEHEVLRKKGEPRIHFAIVCASIGCPRLLNEAYVAERIQDQLDANAKDFFSRSQNFRYDAPARKFQLSSILDWFGEDFGGDQATQLKKIAPWLPSPAAQQAARQNAVRVSYLDYNWNLNAQSAGR; the protein is encoded by the coding sequence ATGCTCAACAAATACGCGAAATCCGCAGTCGTTGCTTTCCTTTTCATTGTTGCTAGCGACCCTGTCGCATCGGCTGGATCGCCCGTCTACGTCGGCACTCGCGTTGCTGCGAACCAACAGGTTTCAATCGACCAAATCGACCATTCGACATGGGACACGATCCTGCGGAAGTACGTCGACGCCAATGGAATGGTGAACTATCAGGGGCTAAAAGCTTCCGCTGCGGATCGACAAGCTTTGTCCCGTTATTTGAATCGGTTGTCCTCTGCAAATCCAAACGCTCCGGCAACGCCCGGTTCGACGTTGGCATTTTGGATCAACGCTTATAACGCCGTCACCGTGCAAGGGATCTTGCGCGAGTACCCAACGTCCAGCATCCGCAATCACACCGCCAAGCTATGGGGATACAACATTTGGAAAGACCTTCAACTATATGTTGGTGGCAAGCCCTATTCATTGGACCAGATGGAGCACGAGGTGCTGCGCAAGAAAGGTGAGCCGCGAATCCACTTTGCAATCGTCTGTGCGTCGATCGGTTGTCCGCGGTTGTTGAACGAAGCCTACGTTGCCGAGCGAATCCAAGACCAATTGGATGCAAACGCCAAGGACTTTTTCTCGCGGTCGCAAAACTTCCGTTACGATGCGCCTGCTCGCAAGTTCCAACTGTCGTCGATTCTCGACTGGTTCGGAGAAGACTTTGGTGGGGACCAAGCGACACAGTTGAAAAAAATCGCCCCTTGGCTCCCCAGTCCCGCCGCGCAACAGGCGGCCCGGCAGAACGCCGTTCGGGTCAGCTACCTCGACTACAATTGGAACCTCAACGCCCAGAGCGCAGGTCGCTGA
- a CDS encoding aminotransferase class V-fold PLP-dependent enzyme, which produces MNDSSTGQHRREHWRLNPAIDFLNHGSFGATPTVVLDAQRRFRDAMESDPIEFLAPERELLPKLDRVREVIAQRVNADARDIAWVRNATDGVNAVVQSFPLKPGDNVVVTDHGYNACSNAVRYAAERCGAEVRVAEIPFPIASPDEVVDAIERAIDDATRLLLIDHVTSPTGLVFPIEAIADVARRRGVRVHVDGAHAPGMLAIDLPRLGVDYYTANHHKWLCAPKTSGFLWVKPELQAQVRPTVISHAANRAIDGRSRFLSEFDWTGTFDPSPLLAVPAAIEFLDSLYPGGLAELMQSNHRLALQSRDRLCEALEIAPPAPDSMLGSLVALPLPASDAPLQQILRDQHGFEFPIYPGPKPDTRLMRVSLQAYNDVDQIDRLADLLPKLLP; this is translated from the coding sequence ATGAACGATAGCTCGACCGGGCAACATCGCCGCGAGCATTGGCGGCTGAATCCGGCGATCGACTTCCTCAACCACGGTTCTTTTGGAGCAACACCGACCGTGGTCTTGGATGCCCAACGCCGATTCCGCGATGCGATGGAAAGCGATCCGATCGAATTCCTGGCTCCCGAACGCGAGCTGCTGCCCAAGTTGGATCGTGTTCGCGAAGTAATCGCACAGCGTGTGAATGCCGACGCACGCGACATCGCCTGGGTCCGCAATGCCACCGACGGCGTCAACGCGGTCGTGCAATCGTTCCCCCTGAAACCGGGCGACAACGTCGTCGTGACCGATCACGGTTACAACGCGTGCAGCAACGCCGTTCGCTACGCCGCCGAGCGCTGCGGCGCGGAGGTGCGAGTGGCTGAGATCCCGTTTCCGATCGCAAGTCCCGACGAAGTCGTCGACGCGATCGAGCGGGCGATCGACGACGCCACACGGTTGCTTTTGATCGACCACGTTACAAGTCCGACCGGCTTGGTCTTCCCGATCGAAGCGATCGCCGACGTCGCCCGCCGACGCGGCGTGCGTGTGCATGTCGACGGCGCTCACGCACCGGGAATGCTCGCGATCGATCTGCCGCGACTCGGCGTCGACTATTACACCGCCAATCACCACAAATGGCTCTGCGCGCCAAAGACCTCCGGATTTTTGTGGGTCAAGCCAGAACTGCAGGCACAGGTGCGGCCGACGGTGATCAGCCATGCTGCCAACCGTGCTATCGATGGCCGCTCGCGCTTCCTCAGCGAATTCGATTGGACCGGCACGTTTGATCCCTCGCCCTTGCTGGCGGTCCCAGCCGCGATCGAGTTCCTCGACTCGCTGTATCCCGGCGGACTGGCGGAACTGATGCAGTCGAACCACCGCTTGGCATTGCAGTCGCGCGATCGATTGTGTGAGGCGCTGGAGATCGCCCCGCCGGCTCCCGATTCGATGCTCGGCAGTCTGGTCGCGCTGCCGTTGCCGGCCTCGGACGCTCCGCTGCAACAGATCCTCCGCGATCAACACGGCTTCGAATTCCCGATCTACCCCGGCCCGAAACCCGACACGCGGCTGATGCGAGTTTCGTTGCAAGCCTACAACGACGTCGATCAGATCGATCGCCTAGCCGATCTGCTGCCGAAGCTGCTGCCATGA
- a CDS encoding Lpg1974 family pore-forming outer membrane protein: MLKFHRKRFQVAAWFLLSMGLTSIAQGQFECDASSGCDAVGCSAPARWSFGAKALFLERVDDDNRIFWGPNGNFDSNEFDLGFQAGYELNGRYNLDACTALTVRWMSVDQWSESHRDLVGPASVAVLNVPLPVAFPDVTSIEGVHTSDLHSLELGISRRLTESLRFTTGLRYLEIDDRIGFGFESGGTPTSIDTAAQNRLYGGQVGLESNLFRRGNWSLDGFSQVGLFGNAAKQSTLYDTGIAQARDAGNRGKLSFLAELGLNARRSLTSQLDFVAGYQVMWVTSVAVASDELVHSNFLAPHGVDASDSVFYHGATVGLEYHY, translated from the coding sequence ATGCTGAAGTTCCATCGAAAACGATTTCAAGTAGCTGCTTGGTTCCTCTTGTCGATGGGGCTCACTTCCATCGCGCAGGGACAATTTGAATGTGATGCCTCAAGTGGTTGTGACGCCGTTGGATGCAGTGCGCCGGCGAGATGGAGCTTTGGTGCCAAGGCATTGTTTTTGGAGCGGGTCGACGACGACAATCGAATTTTCTGGGGCCCCAACGGCAACTTTGATTCCAACGAATTCGATTTGGGATTTCAGGCAGGCTACGAACTCAATGGTCGCTACAACCTAGATGCTTGCACTGCGTTGACCGTGCGATGGATGAGTGTCGATCAATGGAGTGAAAGCCATCGCGATCTGGTCGGACCGGCAAGCGTCGCAGTCCTGAATGTCCCCTTACCGGTGGCCTTTCCCGATGTCACGTCGATCGAAGGCGTTCACACATCCGACTTGCATAGCCTGGAACTTGGAATCAGTCGGCGGTTGACTGAATCGCTCCGCTTCACCACAGGACTTCGATATCTGGAGATCGACGATCGGATCGGCTTTGGTTTTGAATCGGGAGGGACGCCAACATCGATCGATACCGCGGCGCAAAACCGTTTGTACGGCGGACAGGTTGGCCTAGAATCGAACCTGTTTCGTAGAGGGAACTGGTCGCTTGACGGCTTTAGTCAGGTCGGTCTTTTCGGCAATGCCGCGAAACAATCGACATTGTACGACACGGGAATCGCTCAGGCTCGTGATGCGGGGAACCGTGGGAAGCTCTCTTTTCTGGCAGAACTGGGGCTAAATGCACGCAGAAGTCTGACCAGCCAGCTGGATTTTGTGGCGGGCTACCAAGTCATGTGGGTCACATCGGTTGCCGTCGCCTCGGATGAACTGGTCCATTCGAACTTCCTCGCCCCGCACGGCGTCGACGCCTCCGACAGTGTCTTCTACCACGGAGCAACTGTGGGACTGGAATATCACTATTAA
- a CDS encoding protein N-lysine methyltransferase family protein codes for MTPSVLNRPANQVDGDNAAWIRKLEARASARYAWHYEPVMAAGKRRLFASATCPDDLLVAATKRQEAGEQGVEEPFWATVWQAAVGLDWFIETLDLPGCQVLELGAGTGRAGLAAALRGAEVTITDGMTDPLLLAQLSTWDLPNCHVRRLRWGEEQLDRKFSMILGSDVTYNRKFWTELEVAMRQHLEPGGVILFSDPCRLIANEFRDWIGPRGWSYSESHVPHCQDAHRSIRIMQLRLA; via the coding sequence TTGACGCCATCGGTTTTGAATCGCCCTGCCAACCAAGTCGATGGCGACAACGCGGCTTGGATTCGCAAGCTCGAAGCCCGCGCGTCGGCTCGTTACGCCTGGCACTACGAACCGGTCATGGCGGCGGGCAAGCGACGTCTGTTTGCGTCGGCAACCTGTCCCGACGATCTCCTTGTTGCTGCGACGAAGCGACAGGAAGCGGGGGAACAGGGAGTCGAAGAACCGTTTTGGGCAACGGTTTGGCAAGCGGCGGTGGGACTCGATTGGTTCATCGAAACGCTCGATCTGCCCGGCTGCCAGGTGCTTGAACTGGGAGCCGGAACGGGCCGCGCTGGTCTGGCGGCGGCGCTCCGTGGTGCGGAGGTGACGATCACCGACGGCATGACCGACCCGCTGTTGTTGGCTCAGCTGTCGACTTGGGATCTGCCCAATTGCCACGTCCGCCGCTTGCGATGGGGCGAAGAGCAATTGGACCGCAAGTTTTCAATGATCCTCGGTTCCGACGTGACCTACAACCGCAAGTTCTGGACGGAATTGGAAGTTGCGATGCGGCAACATCTGGAGCCCGGCGGAGTGATCCTGTTCTCGGATCCCTGCCGTTTGATCGCCAATGAGTTTCGCGACTGGATCGGGCCGCGCGGCTGGTCGTACAGCGAGAGTCACGTGCCACACTGCCAAGACGCCCACCGCAGCATCCGCATCATGCAACTGCGCCTAGCCTAA
- the pilM gene encoding type IV pilus assembly protein PilM, which translates to MASNASVWGIEVGQTALKALRCEIEGGEVVANAFDYIEYPKILSHPEADPEELVRDALQQFLERNETRGYRVAVSVPGQSGLSKFFKPPPVEAKKVGDIVRYEARQQIPFDLDDVVWDFQMMPGSTIEEGYALETEVGLFAMKRDQVYKQLKPFDVAELEVDLIQLAPIAMYNMLAYDRMNDRLEANDFDVDNPPSSTVMVSLGTDSTDLIISNGFRVWQRSMPLGGNHFTRQLTKDLKMTFAKAEHLKRNTRDAEDPKLIIQTMRPVFNDLVTEIQRSIGFFQSIHKEATIDKLLLTGNTVKLPGLGPYLGKNLGYTLEVLEGFNRLQGPEVLASPVFKENQFTFGVCYGLCLQALGLGPIETTLVPKEILTDRIIRAKKPWALACAAALMAGFVGHYLFVQRDWSVVRQERWDSALSQSSQPQSYATTHKSTDNDYISKLAYLKNVGQELSGNGERRLIWIEFLTMLDGLMPHHPDYESPSQYPTPLELPYSKRPDIYVDSIETQYFDNLADWYSESIAERYRSEMRNWFRITRADNATKEQQAQFAEELTALTGPEGPGWVIELKGFHYYNDIIGEEGGNHVRKYLTERFLNGSVNIPLSDSNNSISPETFTTKEMGISYPLLLSDPGLQEMKIPNPEYDGPALAQTGAGGMIAGAGPTSTNVFGEVEARPAPKDKAAEDADPKQPPSFDAKRYEVTFQFCWQPKSRSVRLQLRAEAAAEAAAAAAEEEAANEAAEQAPEI; encoded by the coding sequence ATGGCCAGCAATGCGAGTGTATGGGGCATCGAAGTTGGACAGACAGCTTTAAAGGCCCTGCGCTGCGAAATCGAAGGGGGCGAAGTTGTCGCCAACGCATTCGATTACATCGAATACCCGAAGATCTTAAGCCACCCCGAAGCCGATCCCGAAGAACTGGTTCGCGATGCGCTGCAGCAGTTTTTGGAACGCAATGAAACCCGTGGCTATCGGGTTGCGGTCAGCGTGCCGGGACAGAGCGGTCTGTCGAAGTTCTTCAAGCCACCGCCCGTCGAAGCGAAGAAGGTCGGCGACATCGTCCGGTACGAAGCGCGGCAACAGATCCCGTTTGATCTCGATGACGTCGTCTGGGATTTCCAGATGATGCCTGGCAGCACGATCGAAGAAGGTTACGCGTTGGAGACCGAGGTTGGATTGTTCGCGATGAAACGCGATCAAGTCTACAAGCAACTGAAGCCTTTCGACGTTGCCGAACTGGAAGTCGATCTGATCCAATTGGCACCGATCGCGATGTACAACATGCTGGCCTACGACCGCATGAACGATCGCTTGGAGGCAAACGATTTCGACGTCGACAATCCGCCAAGCTCCACCGTGATGGTCTCGTTGGGAACCGATTCGACCGATCTGATCATCAGCAACGGTTTCCGGGTTTGGCAGCGAAGCATGCCGCTGGGTGGCAATCACTTCACGCGCCAATTGACCAAAGATCTGAAGATGACCTTCGCCAAGGCGGAGCATCTGAAACGGAACACCCGCGACGCTGAAGATCCCAAGTTGATCATTCAAACGATGCGGCCTGTGTTCAACGATCTGGTGACCGAGATCCAACGCTCGATCGGCTTCTTTCAATCGATCCACAAAGAAGCGACGATCGACAAACTGTTGTTGACCGGCAACACAGTCAAGTTGCCCGGGCTGGGACCGTATCTCGGCAAGAATCTCGGCTACACGTTGGAAGTGCTCGAAGGCTTCAATCGCCTGCAAGGTCCCGAAGTCCTCGCATCCCCGGTTTTCAAAGAGAACCAGTTTACCTTTGGCGTCTGCTATGGGCTGTGCCTGCAGGCATTGGGCCTGGGACCGATCGAAACCACCTTGGTCCCCAAGGAGATCCTGACCGATCGGATCATCCGCGCCAAAAAGCCTTGGGCGCTGGCATGTGCGGCAGCTCTAATGGCCGGTTTCGTCGGGCATTATTTGTTTGTGCAACGCGACTGGTCGGTCGTCCGCCAAGAGCGGTGGGATTCGGCACTATCGCAGTCGTCGCAGCCGCAATCGTATGCAACGACGCACAAGAGCACCGACAACGACTACATCAGCAAACTGGCGTATCTGAAAAACGTCGGCCAGGAACTCTCCGGAAACGGCGAGCGGCGGCTGATCTGGATCGAGTTTTTGACGATGCTCGATGGGTTGATGCCACATCACCCCGATTACGAATCGCCATCGCAATACCCCACGCCGTTGGAACTCCCTTATTCGAAGCGCCCCGATATCTACGTCGATTCGATCGAAACTCAATACTTCGATAACCTGGCCGATTGGTACTCCGAAAGCATCGCCGAGCGTTATCGCAGCGAAATGAGGAACTGGTTCCGGATCACGCGCGCCGACAATGCGACCAAAGAACAACAAGCCCAGTTCGCAGAGGAATTGACGGCGCTGACCGGTCCCGAAGGTCCCGGCTGGGTCATCGAACTCAAGGGTTTCCACTACTACAACGACATCATCGGTGAAGAGGGTGGTAACCATGTTCGTAAGTACCTCACCGAGCGTTTTTTAAACGGTTCGGTCAACATCCCGCTCTCCGATTCAAACAACTCGATCAGCCCCGAAACGTTCACCACCAAGGAGATGGGCATTTCGTATCCCCTGCTGCTGAGCGATCCCGGTTTGCAGGAGATGAAGATCCCCAACCCCGAATACGATGGACCAGCTCTTGCGCAAACCGGTGCGGGGGGCATGATTGCCGGAGCAGGACCAACCAGCACCAACGTGTTTGGCGAAGTAGAAGCCCGCCCGGCACCGAAAGACAAAGCCGCCGAGGATGCCGATCCCAAACAGCCCCCCTCGTTCGATGCAAAACGATATGAAGTTACGTTCCAGTTCTGCTGGCAACCAAAATCTCGATCGGTAAGACTGCAGTTGCGGGCCGAGGCGGCAGCCGAAGCAGCCGCTGCGGCAGCCGAAGAAGAAGCCGCAAACGAAGCGGCCGAACAAGCTCCAGAGATCTAA
- a CDS encoding cis-3-hydroxy-L-proline dehydratase, protein MKITRISAHRVELPLIEGAYHWSGGKSVNVFDSTIVAVETAEGLVGYGEVCPLGPFYLPAYAEGVRAGLRELGPHLIRLDPRELGVLNQRMDAALKGHPYVKSGIDIACWDLLGKASGLPVCMLMGGRFGESVRLYRAISQIAPDAMAENVASYRDQGYTRFQLKVGGDPDTDIQRIRAARDVLRPSDRLVADANTGWTQHEAQRVVRAVADLDVYIEQPCLTYEECLAVRRNTTHPFILDENIDGLEMLFRAKADLAMDVVNLKISKLGGLTKARQARDVCASMGIAMTIEDSWGGDITTAAIAHLAHSTPETLRFTSTDFNSYVTVCNADGAPKREHGFMKASDAPGLGITPHFDVIGPVVLEVL, encoded by the coding sequence ATGAAAATCACCCGGATCTCCGCCCACCGCGTCGAACTTCCGTTGATCGAAGGGGCTTATCATTGGTCGGGTGGCAAATCGGTCAACGTTTTCGACAGCACGATCGTCGCTGTCGAGACGGCTGAGGGATTGGTCGGGTACGGTGAGGTCTGTCCGCTGGGACCGTTCTATTTGCCGGCGTATGCCGAAGGGGTGCGGGCCGGATTGCGTGAATTGGGACCGCATTTGATCAGACTCGACCCGCGCGAACTGGGCGTCCTGAATCAACGCATGGATGCAGCTTTAAAAGGGCATCCGTACGTGAAGTCAGGAATCGACATCGCCTGTTGGGATCTGTTGGGGAAGGCCAGTGGGCTGCCGGTCTGTATGTTGATGGGAGGCAGGTTTGGGGAGAGCGTGCGACTGTATCGCGCGATCTCGCAGATTGCTCCCGACGCGATGGCCGAAAACGTCGCCAGCTATCGCGACCAGGGTTACACGCGTTTTCAATTGAAGGTTGGCGGCGACCCGGACACCGATATCCAGCGGATCCGCGCGGCGCGGGATGTCTTGCGTCCGTCGGATCGTTTGGTCGCCGACGCCAACACTGGATGGACGCAGCACGAAGCGCAACGCGTCGTCCGCGCGGTCGCTGATCTGGACGTCTACATCGAACAGCCATGCTTGACTTACGAAGAGTGTCTGGCGGTACGACGCAACACAACGCATCCGTTTATCCTGGACGAAAACATCGACGGGCTGGAGATGTTGTTCCGCGCCAAAGCCGACTTGGCGATGGACGTCGTCAACTTGAAGATCAGCAAACTTGGCGGACTGACGAAAGCCCGGCAGGCCCGCGACGTCTGCGCTTCGATGGGGATCGCGATGACGATCGAAGACAGCTGGGGGGGCGACATCACGACCGCCGCGATCGCCCATCTGGCGCATAGCACTCCCGAAACACTGCGTTTCACCAGCACCGACTTCAACAGCTACGTCACCGTTTGCAACGCCGACGGGGCACCGAAACGGGAGCACGGATTCATGAAAGCGAGCGATGCTCCCGGCTTGGGGATCACTCCCCATTTTGATGTCATCGGTCCTGTGGTTCTCGAGGTTCTGTAA
- a CDS encoding Lpg1974 family pore-forming outer membrane protein → MKKLLQHVGVAVGLVCGVTASAEQAVVTSLYEEAMIADQEPVQLVGYESVGAIGSQLQKFRPRGVFSVGAELPLLSTYANHGLNASSSTWSDGYDTEAALRVTAAYKTTGIMGFRFRFFDFDATNNSTPPSSFGVQTYDLEATTDLKLGEWKIQGFGGLRWGSIDFSKSRYGLEYNDFDGFGFTLGADVRRHVAHGFSLVAGFRQSMLYGETVNSNGNRLDNVVVPVTELRLGAEYAHVFAGGNKLIAGVGYEHQQFSSLSGLAGSIDPEDVDLALAGPVFSLTWQR, encoded by the coding sequence TTGAAAAAATTATTGCAACATGTTGGCGTGGCTGTTGGGCTGGTCTGTGGCGTTACGGCGTCGGCGGAACAGGCGGTTGTGACAAGTCTGTATGAAGAGGCGATGATCGCGGATCAAGAGCCGGTTCAATTGGTCGGATACGAATCGGTTGGCGCCATCGGCAGCCAGTTGCAGAAGTTCCGACCGCGAGGTGTCTTTTCCGTCGGGGCGGAACTGCCTTTGCTGTCGACCTATGCCAATCATGGCTTAAACGCATCGTCCAGTACTTGGAGCGACGGCTACGATACAGAAGCTGCACTGCGAGTCACCGCTGCGTATAAAACGACGGGCATCATGGGGTTCCGGTTTCGCTTCTTCGATTTTGATGCGACGAACAACAGCACGCCGCCGAGCAGTTTTGGCGTGCAAACCTACGATCTCGAAGCGACCACCGACCTCAAGCTGGGTGAGTGGAAGATTCAGGGATTTGGCGGCCTCCGCTGGGGTTCGATCGATTTTTCGAAGTCCCGCTACGGACTTGAATACAATGATTTCGATGGCTTCGGATTCACGCTGGGTGCCGATGTGCGACGGCATGTTGCCCACGGATTCTCGTTGGTCGCTGGCTTCCGCCAAAGCATGCTCTACGGTGAAACCGTAAACAGCAATGGCAACCGACTCGACAACGTCGTTGTCCCCGTCACCGAGCTACGCCTTGGTGCCGAATACGCACACGTCTTTGCCGGTGGCAACAAACTGATCGCGGGTGTCGGCTACGAACATCAGCAATTCAGCAGCCTCAGCGGTTTGGCTGGATCGATCGATCCCGAAGATGTCGATCTCGCCTTGGCCGGCCCCGTCTTCTCGCTGACTTGGCAACGTTAA